Proteins from one Ranitomeya variabilis isolate aRanVar5 chromosome 1, aRanVar5.hap1, whole genome shotgun sequence genomic window:
- the LOC143793063 gene encoding uncharacterized protein LOC143793063 encodes MARKMDTAPCASGCKEMTCPKAEDNLLICNGGKRVMKKPDLGEMAESDACIATDQQIMMKNSECRNGEGAVPAYPRSLEVDPCPLQPADPKPLEQIAEPSPPILASESAEEEPQRAEQRSGTASEEPRSGLRPIPAPLLMDQIGIDGTTSGAGTESAPAPPHEPASTIGPHLSEGRRFSAGLMVLPPDALGRMVPPLPTRMGEPVDVSPDGVVLRWDNPWVGTDGSRENGFTLAVLTWEQYRQCLILHWEGRKEVELMGPLKVQQSPPAWDDRDAVRRGTVLAYHVKRGWGLIHEPGLDTDVFVAHCNVRTPCCGRGREPLQKGDQVTYNRHQNPLGWYARNVRRCMSGAATLTTPDLVPGAPDLVTIATVRLVAATELASRVHLHVRATGTGATAAGGPDPRPPEQE; translated from the coding sequence atggcgcgaaaaatggataccgccccctgcgcttctggctgcaaggagatgacctgccccaaagcagaggacaacctcctgatttgcaacggcgggaagcgggtgatgaagaagcccgaccttggagaaatggcggagtcagatgcatgcattgccaccgatcagcagatcatgatgaagaacagcgagtgccggaacggggaaggagcagtcccggcttaccctcgttcactagaggtggacccgtgtcctctacagccggcggatccgaagcctttggaacagatagcggagccgagtcccccaatcctggcctcggagtcagcggaggaggaaccacagcgagcggaacagcgttcggggaccgcatcggaggagccgcggtccgggctgcggccgattccagcacccttgttaatggaccagatcggcatcgatggaaccacatcaggcgcaggtacggaaagcgcccctgcgcccccccacgagcccgcttccacgatcggcccccatctcagtgagggtcgacgcttctcggcggggttaatggtattaccccccgatgccctgggaaggatggtgccaccgctgccgactagaatgggggaacctgtggatgtgagcccagacggggtagttcttcggtgggacaacccctgggttgggacagatggatcccgggagaacggattcactcttgcggtgcttacgtgggaacaatatagacagtgcttgatcctacattgggaaggacggaaagaggtcgagttgatgggtccattgaaagtacaacaatcccctccggcatgggatgaccgagacgcggtcaggcggggaactgtgttggcctaccatgtaaaaaggggatggggcctcatacatgagccgggattggatactgatgtttttgttgcgcactgtaacgtaaggactccctgctgtggccgaggcagagaaccgttgcaaaagggggatcaggtgacctacaaccgccaccagaacccgctcgggtggtatgcacggaacgttcggcggtgtatgtctggagccgcgacactcactactccggacctggtcccaggagcacccgaccttgtcaccattgcaacggtgcgcctggtagcagccaccgagttggccagccgagttcaccttcacgttcgggccacgggcaccggcgccacggcagccggaggcccggacccccggccacctgaacaagagtaa